The Flavobacterium commune genome contains a region encoding:
- a CDS encoding SusC/RagA family TonB-linked outer membrane protein, translated as MNVLGGFTIQKRDSWSYGRSATQLPNEDLGLAGLDQGVAQRVDSLASVWTMSSFLGRINYNYDSKYLLTASFRADGSSKFPSKNHWGYFPSAAASWRFDKEKFLKNNKTLSEGKLRVSYGVTGNNRVGDFDYLSTYFNPIGNSYVFNNEYVPGVVATNLGNSDLKWESTEQVDAGIDLGFFNQRITLTADIYRKITKDLLLNTQLPPSSGFGSAIKNIGSVENKGLELTLTTKNINTKDFTWTTSANIAFNKNKLIALGEDQESLESTVNWDNQWNTTSAYIAKIGQPLGLMYGYESLGTYKYEDFNLDTTTGIYTLKPDVTTNGNTRANIKPGDIKYKDQNGDLVVNSNDYTVIGKGLPVHTGGFSNNFTYKGFDLNIFFQWSYGNDILNANRVLFEGNTKNQGYLNQFASYENRWTPENSDSDIFRTRGYFGGGYSSNFVEDGSYLRLKTVSLGYNFDASFLKKLRLKSLRFYVSGQNLITWTDYSGPDPEVNTYSSALTPGFDFSSYPRARTIVFGTNISF; from the coding sequence ATTAATGTTTTAGGAGGATTTACAATCCAAAAACGAGATTCATGGTCTTATGGTCGTTCGGCTACTCAATTACCAAATGAAGATTTGGGATTAGCAGGATTAGATCAAGGAGTAGCCCAACGTGTAGATTCTTTGGCATCAGTTTGGACAATGTCATCTTTCTTAGGTAGGATTAACTATAATTATGATTCTAAATATCTCTTAACAGCATCGTTCAGAGCAGATGGTTCATCAAAGTTTCCTTCTAAAAACCATTGGGGTTACTTTCCTTCAGCTGCTGCTTCTTGGAGATTTGATAAAGAAAAATTTCTTAAAAATAATAAAACTTTATCTGAGGGTAAATTAAGAGTAAGTTATGGTGTGACAGGAAATAATAGAGTAGGAGACTTTGATTACCTTTCGACTTATTTTAACCCAATAGGGAATAGTTACGTTTTTAATAATGAATATGTACCCGGAGTTGTTGCTACAAATCTTGGAAATTCTGATTTAAAATGGGAATCAACTGAGCAAGTTGATGCAGGTATTGATTTAGGTTTTTTCAATCAACGAATTACTTTGACTGCTGACATATATAGGAAGATAACAAAAGATTTATTATTAAATACTCAACTCCCTCCTTCTTCTGGATTTGGTTCAGCAATAAAAAATATTGGAAGTGTTGAAAATAAAGGATTGGAGTTAACTTTAACTACTAAAAATATTAATACAAAAGATTTTACATGGACTACTAGTGCTAATATAGCTTTTAATAAAAATAAGTTAATTGCTTTAGGTGAGGATCAAGAATCTCTTGAGAGTACTGTAAATTGGGATAATCAATGGAATACTACAAGTGCTTACATAGCTAAAATAGGACAACCTTTGGGTTTGATGTATGGTTATGAGTCATTGGGAACTTACAAATATGAAGATTTTAATTTAGATACAACTACAGGTATTTATACATTAAAGCCAGATGTTACAACTAACGGTAATACAAGAGCTAATATTAAACCAGGAGATATAAAATACAAAGATCAAAATGGTGATTTAGTAGTTAATTCTAATGATTATACTGTAATTGGGAAAGGATTACCTGTTCATACAGGTGGATTTTCTAATAACTTTACTTATAAAGGTTTTGATTTGAATATCTTTTTTCAGTGGTCTTATGGAAATGACATTTTGAATGCTAATCGTGTTTTATTTGAAGGGAATACAAAAAACCAAGGTTATTTAAATCAATTTGCCAGCTATGAAAATAGATGGACACCAGAGAATTCAGATTCAGATATTTTTCGTACCAGAGGTTACTTTGGTGGAGGTTACTCATCTAATTTTGTAGAAGATGGTTCTTATTTAAGATTAAAAACAGTTTCTTTAGGTTATAATTTTGATGCTAGTTTTCTTAAAAAATTACGTTTAAAATCATTAAGATTTTATGTGTCAGGACAAAATCTAATTACTTGGACTGATTATTCCGGTCCAGATCCGGAGGTAAATACCTATAGTTCAGCATTAACACCAGGATTCGATTTCTCATCCTATCCTCGTGCACGAACTATAGTTTTTGGTACAAATATTTCATTTTAA
- a CDS encoding TonB-dependent receptor: MNSNYKRYQGRAVLDYKITDKLKIGINTNYSHLEQSGINPAMSTGSATTNIMVSVWGYRPIATDSSVLDLLQDPDVNSANDYRVNPLLNLQNLYRLNTTKNINANGYLEYLFTKDLKLRTSFGIIENRLRQDQFNNSKTQYGFPGNTNGVNGRILHSNSSNWLNENTLTWDKKFLKNQKLMF; the protein is encoded by the coding sequence TTGAATTCCAATTATAAAAGATATCAAGGTCGTGCAGTTTTGGATTATAAAATTACCGATAAATTGAAAATAGGAATTAATACTAATTATAGCCATTTAGAACAATCAGGAATTAATCCAGCCATGTCAACAGGAAGTGCTACTACAAATATTATGGTTTCGGTATGGGGATACAGACCAATTGCAACTGATTCTTCAGTACTTGATTTACTTCAGGATCCGGATGTTAATTCAGCAAATGATTATAGAGTGAATCCACTTTTAAATTTACAAAATTTGTATCGTTTGAACACTACTAAAAATATTAATGCTAATGGATATTTAGAATATTTGTTTACAAAAGACCTTAAACTCAGAACTTCGTTTGGAATTATTGAAAATAGGTTAAGACAAGATCAATTTAATAATTCAAAGACTCAATATGGATTTCCAGGAAATACAAATGGAGTAAACGGAAGAATTTTACACAGTAATTCTAGCAATTGGTTAAATGAGAATACATTAACCTGGGATAAAAAGTTTCTAAAAAATCAAAAATTAATGTTTTAG
- a CDS encoding sulfatase-like hydrolase/transferase, which yields MTLPKLFQQAGYRTANVGKWHLGLGDQVAKNWNGEIKPGPNEVGFDYSFIFPATADRVPSVFMENHKVVALDTNDPIQVDYSSKVGNDPTGKEHPELLKMKSSPGQGHDNTIVNGIGRIGYMSGGNKARWVDEEVSTTFLEKAKEFIEENHKKTFFLYFALTEPHVPRMPATMFKGKSGLGYRGDAILQLDWTVGQIMKQLETLGINQNTMVIFTSDNGAVLDDGYQDEAVSQLNGHTPNGILRGGKYSVLEAGTRVPFILSWPDVVKPKVSSGMVCQMDLLASFSNLLEQPILKEDAPDSENTLETFLGKSEKGRTILIEQGGNTLGKGGTLAIVKDNWKFIPANDGISYDQLVGIETGNANEPQLYDLNEDLGEKNNLAKNFQIKLMS from the coding sequence ATGACTTTGCCAAAATTATTTCAGCAGGCAGGTTATAGAACAGCCAATGTAGGTAAATGGCATTTAGGTTTAGGAGATCAGGTAGCTAAAAATTGGAATGGAGAAATAAAGCCAGGCCCAAATGAAGTTGGTTTTGATTATTCCTTTATTTTCCCTGCAACGGCTGATAGGGTACCATCCGTTTTTATGGAAAATCACAAGGTTGTTGCCTTAGATACTAATGATCCAATTCAAGTAGATTACAGTAGTAAAGTAGGTAATGATCCTACGGGGAAAGAGCATCCTGAATTATTAAAAATGAAATCTTCTCCAGGACAAGGACATGACAATACAATTGTTAATGGTATTGGACGTATCGGTTACATGAGTGGTGGTAATAAAGCAAGATGGGTTGATGAGGAAGTTTCTACAACTTTTTTAGAAAAAGCAAAAGAATTTATAGAGGAGAATCATAAGAAAACATTCTTTCTGTATTTTGCTCTTACTGAACCTCATGTTCCGCGTATGCCTGCCACGATGTTTAAGGGAAAAAGTGGTCTGGGTTATCGTGGAGATGCAATTTTGCAGTTAGATTGGACGGTAGGTCAAATCATGAAACAGCTAGAAACATTGGGAATTAACCAAAATACGATGGTTATTTTTACAAGTGATAATGGTGCAGTTTTGGATGATGGCTATCAAGATGAAGCAGTAAGTCAACTAAATGGACATACCCCAAATGGAATTTTAAGAGGTGGAAAGTATAGTGTTCTGGAAGCGGGAACAAGAGTGCCATTTATTTTAAGTTGGCCGGATGTTGTAAAACCAAAAGTATCTTCTGGAATGGTTTGTCAAATGGATTTATTAGCATCTTTTTCTAATTTATTGGAACAACCTATTCTAAAAGAAGATGCGCCAGACAGTGAAAATACATTAGAAACTTTTCTTGGTAAATCAGAAAAAGGAAGAACTATTTTAATAGAACAAGGAGGAAACACATTAGGTAAAGGTGGAACTCTTGCTATAGTAAAAGACAATTGGAAATTTATCCCTGCTAATGATGGAATTTCTTATGATCAATTAGTGGGTATTGAAACAGGTAATGCGAATGAACCCCAATTGTATGATTTAAACGAAGATTTAGGTGAAAAAAATAATTTAGCTAAAAATTTCCAAATAAAGTTAATGAGTTAG
- a CDS encoding sulfatase family protein yields MITKFKILFFVMFVGAFIGVNAQKKEKPNIILIMTDQHQAEALSVAGNADVKTPNLDRLARSGMRFEKTYVTFPLCTPSRSSIFTGKMPHNLGVNSNEVGDNIIKSSEKELMLAKALQLAGYDCAYGGKWHAHESSMVAGNGFDMIAPMGDIGLAEKSIDYLKAKKESKKPFFLTVSFDNPHNICEWARNEPLPYGNILSVPLYETPQLPKNYQQGNSFPEVLKMEQDANKKVYPTANYTEEDWRQYRYTYYKLIEKVDLEIGKILDAIYKLNLRENTLILFTSDHGDGNASHRWNQKTALIEESVKVPFIASYKGKIKTNQVNTTLISNGLDLYPTICEYAGVEVPRQLSGKSLKTVFEISNSTLDRDFIVVETKFEGKNAFGSSGRAVVGKRFKYVLYSWGKNREQLFDLENDPLEMNNLTDSKSHSKILDQYREYLLDWCKSTGDASFLKKVILPSNSKLSSSALFDKPY; encoded by the coding sequence ATGATTACTAAATTTAAAATATTATTTTTTGTAATGTTTGTTGGAGCTTTTATTGGAGTTAATGCCCAAAAAAAAGAAAAACCGAACATTATATTAATAATGACGGATCAACATCAGGCAGAAGCATTGAGTGTTGCAGGTAATGCAGATGTAAAAACTCCTAATTTAGACAGGTTAGCAAGAAGTGGTATGCGATTTGAAAAAACGTATGTAACTTTTCCTTTGTGTACTCCGTCAAGGTCAAGCATTTTTACAGGTAAAATGCCTCATAATTTAGGCGTAAATTCGAATGAAGTTGGAGATAATATTATAAAATCATCTGAAAAAGAATTGATGCTTGCTAAAGCACTACAGCTTGCAGGTTATGATTGTGCATACGGAGGAAAGTGGCACGCACATGAATCAAGTATGGTTGCCGGTAATGGTTTTGATATGATAGCTCCTATGGGAGACATTGGTTTAGCTGAAAAAAGTATTGATTATTTAAAAGCAAAAAAAGAATCAAAAAAGCCATTTTTTTTGACGGTGTCTTTTGATAATCCTCATAATATATGCGAATGGGCAAGAAATGAGCCATTACCTTATGGAAATATTTTGAGTGTACCATTATATGAGACACCACAGTTACCTAAAAATTATCAGCAAGGGAACTCATTTCCAGAAGTTCTTAAAATGGAACAAGATGCTAACAAAAAAGTTTATCCAACTGCTAATTATACAGAAGAAGACTGGCGTCAATATAGATATACTTATTATAAATTGATTGAAAAAGTAGATTTGGAAATTGGAAAAATTCTAGATGCTATTTATAAACTTAATCTTAGAGAAAATACTTTAATACTATTTACAAGTGACCACGGTGATGGTAATGCTTCACACAGATGGAATCAAAAAACGGCACTTATTGAAGAGTCTGTTAAAGTGCCTTTTATCGCTAGTTATAAAGGAAAAATTAAAACCAATCAAGTCAATACTACTTTGATTTCGAATGGACTTGACTTGTATCCTACCATTTGTGAATATGCTGGTGTTGAAGTACCAAGACAATTAAGCGGAAAAAGTTTAAAAACGGTTTTTGAAATATCAAATAGTACTTTAGATAGAGATTTTATTGTTGTTGAGACTAAATTTGAAGGTAAGAATGCTTTTGGTTCAAGTGGTAGAGCGGTTGTTGGGAAACGTTTTAAATATGTTTTATACAGTTGGGGTAAAAATAGAGAACAGTTATTTGATCTTGAAAATGACCCTTTAGAAATGAATAATTTAACTGATTCTAAATCCCATTCAAAAATTTTAGATCAATACCGAGAGTATTTATTAGATTGGTGTAAATCTACAGGTGACGCCTCTTTTCTAAAAAAAGTAATCTTACCAAGTAACAGTAAATTGTCTTCTAGTGCTCTTTTTGACAAGCCATATTAA
- a CDS encoding sulfatase-like hydrolase/transferase — protein sequence MIKSIITGCLTLITFSFYSQESQNKQISAKPNVIFIYADDLGYGDLSCYGATKLKTPNLDKLANQGVRFTNAHCTSATCTPSRYALLTGQYPWRKSGTGILPGDAALIIPTIK from the coding sequence ATGATAAAATCAATTATTACTGGCTGTTTAACTTTAATAACTTTTAGTTTTTATTCCCAAGAGTCTCAAAATAAACAAATTTCAGCCAAACCCAATGTGATTTTTATTTACGCAGATGATCTTGGATATGGTGATTTAAGCTGCTATGGAGCAACTAAGCTTAAAACTCCAAATTTGGATAAACTGGCTAATCAAGGGGTACGTTTTACCAATGCTCATTGTACTTCGGCAACATGTACTCCTTCCAGATACGCATTGCTTACGGGGCAATATCCATGGAGAAAATCAGGAACGGGGATTTTACCGGGAGATGCAGCTTTAATTATTCCAACAATAAAATGA
- a CDS encoding glycosyl hydrolase family 28-related protein, which produces MYNCNKSPIQNILIVCLNLLALTDVFAQDKSKIFEDYKKDRNLLPDFSYVGYHQGEKEIPNVTNYKIFDVTTFGAKPNDDISDKIAIQKAIDAANKNGSGIVFFPKGRFLVNEESDATNSIISKKGNIIFRGSGSGLNGTELYMKNTLPPADPSKMWTVPPLFLFTSGGADKKIGFITKAAAVGDCTIELNTIEGLESGDWIVLKLLDNNKDLIVAELKTQQVEPTWSYLVNKGIDVKVYYQIKSIKNNKLILKAPVSYTIDPKYKWEVSKFANSEEIGIEDVAFVGNWKEKFVHHRSWQDDSGYTMLRINRTTNSWMKNCRFNRL; this is translated from the coding sequence ATGTATAATTGTAATAAAAGCCCTATTCAAAATATATTAATTGTCTGTCTGAATTTATTAGCTTTAACAGATGTTTTTGCTCAAGATAAATCTAAAATATTTGAAGATTATAAGAAAGATAGAAATCTTTTACCTGATTTCTCTTATGTAGGTTATCATCAGGGAGAAAAAGAAATTCCCAATGTTACTAATTATAAGATTTTTGATGTCACCACTTTTGGAGCAAAGCCTAATGATGATATTTCAGATAAAATTGCCATACAAAAAGCAATAGATGCGGCTAATAAAAATGGTTCTGGAATTGTTTTTTTCCCTAAAGGAAGATTTTTAGTGAATGAAGAAAGTGATGCAACAAATTCTATTATATCAAAGAAAGGCAATATCATTTTTAGAGGAAGTGGTTCTGGTTTGAATGGTACTGAATTGTATATGAAAAATACACTTCCGCCAGCAGATCCATCAAAAATGTGGACCGTTCCACCATTATTTCTTTTTACTAGCGGAGGTGCTGATAAAAAAATAGGATTTATTACTAAAGCAGCAGCAGTTGGAGATTGTACTATTGAGTTAAATACGATTGAAGGTTTAGAGTCAGGAGATTGGATTGTTTTAAAATTATTAGATAATAATAAAGATTTAATTGTAGCGGAATTGAAGACTCAACAAGTTGAACCAACATGGAGTTATCTGGTTAATAAAGGAATTGATGTTAAGGTTTATTATCAAATCAAAAGTATTAAAAACAATAAGCTCATTCTTAAAGCACCTGTTTCGTATACTATTGATCCAAAATACAAATGGGAAGTTTCTAAATTTGCTAATAGTGAAGAGATTGGTATAGAGGATGTTGCATTTGTGGGCAATTGGAAAGAAAAATTTGTTCATCATCGTTCATGGCAAGATGATAGTGGCTATACGATGTTGCGAATCAATAGAACAACAAATTCATGGATGAAAAATTGTCGTTTTAACCGATTGTAG
- a CDS encoding RagB/SusD family nutrient uptake outer membrane protein, with translation MKNIYIGLLLVSIFTSSCEDFLNTEPKNKIALEQYYTDEEGLTQALAGVYDPLGSDKLYGNAMYTTLEACTDEGYYARSAQVTGTQVYNFDPTAADVAGLWSELYNGINRANDLIANINVPKMDENKREVILGEALFLRGYYYFMLVTRFGEVPLKTTPTTSPNGVQIAKSSIAEVYAQILKDMTEAEAKVGTVTSYGYSSRISKTAVQGILARVCLQMAGYPLMDSSKYADALAWSKKVIDSGEHSLNVSFDTNPALAPFNPTITANTSNNGYRQIFINQAQDIYDVKECIWEIDFKGNRTDSYTETGRVGNTNGITMTGVNFESTIGYSYGFIKGTGRLFNKYGTGDLRRDWVLTTYTFNNNTGAKTAIAKTMAYGRDCGKWRREYEILTPKNKNHTPINFPVLRYADVLLMYAEAENQVNGPTEEAVEAVNKVRRRGYGQTNLTLAYPTSDVATATAAASKSAFQLFIEDERMRELCFEGTRRSDLIRWNKFVSTMNAVGAEMSAAPTPANQQYGGLGGRNVTARNVLFPIPSVEILSNKALTQSEPWLN, from the coding sequence ATGAAAAATATATATATAGGATTATTACTGGTCTCAATTTTCACTAGTTCATGCGAGGATTTTTTAAATACCGAACCAAAGAATAAAATTGCTTTAGAACAATATTATACAGATGAAGAAGGATTAACACAGGCTCTAGCTGGAGTGTATGATCCTTTAGGTTCAGATAAATTGTATGGAAATGCAATGTATACAACTTTAGAGGCTTGTACTGATGAAGGTTATTATGCTCGTTCTGCTCAAGTAACAGGTACACAGGTGTATAATTTTGATCCTACTGCAGCTGATGTGGCTGGATTATGGAGTGAACTCTACAATGGAATAAATAGGGCTAATGATTTAATCGCAAATATAAATGTTCCTAAGATGGATGAAAATAAACGTGAGGTTATTTTAGGCGAAGCTTTATTTTTGAGAGGCTATTATTACTTTATGCTAGTAACTAGATTTGGAGAAGTACCTTTAAAAACTACACCTACAACTAGTCCTAATGGGGTTCAAATTGCTAAATCTTCAATTGCTGAAGTGTATGCTCAAATATTAAAAGATATGACAGAAGCTGAAGCAAAAGTTGGAACTGTTACCTCTTATGGATACTCTAGTCGAATTTCTAAAACAGCAGTACAGGGTATTCTTGCTAGGGTTTGTTTGCAAATGGCTGGCTATCCTTTAATGGATAGTTCAAAGTATGCAGATGCTTTAGCTTGGTCTAAAAAAGTAATAGATTCAGGAGAACATTCTTTGAATGTTAGTTTTGATACTAATCCTGCTTTAGCACCTTTTAACCCAACTATAACAGCTAATACCTCTAATAATGGATACCGTCAAATATTTATCAACCAAGCACAGGATATCTATGATGTAAAAGAATGTATTTGGGAAATTGATTTCAAAGGAAATCGTACTGACTCCTATACTGAAACTGGTCGTGTGGGAAACACCAATGGAATTACTATGACTGGAGTTAATTTTGAATCAACAATAGGATATAGTTATGGTTTTATTAAAGGTACAGGTCGATTATTTAATAAATATGGCACTGGCGATTTACGTCGTGATTGGGTCTTAACAACTTATACTTTTAATAATAATACTGGAGCCAAAACTGCTATTGCAAAAACAATGGCTTATGGTAGAGATTGTGGAAAATGGAGAAGAGAGTATGAAATTCTAACACCTAAAAATAAAAATCATACTCCTATTAATTTTCCTGTTTTGAGATATGCGGATGTTCTTTTAATGTATGCGGAAGCTGAAAATCAAGTAAATGGGCCAACTGAAGAAGCTGTTGAAGCAGTTAATAAAGTACGTCGTAGAGGATATGGACAAACTAATTTGACACTAGCTTATCCAACATCTGATGTAGCAACAGCAACGGCAGCAGCGTCTAAAAGTGCTTTTCAACTATTTATTGAAGATGAACGTATGCGTGAATTGTGTTTTGAGGGTACACGTCGTTCTGATTTAATTCGTTGGAATAAATTTGTTAGCACAATGAATGCTGTAGGTGCTGAAATGAGTGCAGCCCCAACTCCAGCAAACCAACAGTATGGAGGTTTAGGAGGGAGAAATGTTACTGCAAGAAACGTATTATTCCCTATCCCTTCAGTAGAAATATTGTCAAATAAAGCATTAACACAAAGTGAGCCTTGGTTAAATTAA
- a CDS encoding glycoside hydrolase family 88 protein, whose product MKILKYLLLLLSFYSLSVSAQKANKKEKTVMKKMIQDNFVFAAKQYKYLEKATPLDSMPRTFSNNKHINSDVYWWCSGFYPGTLLYIYEYTKKPWVFEDAKKRLAILDTVKYFTKNHDLGFMMFCSYGNAFRLTKNEEYKKVILESAKSLATRYRPNAKVIQSWEITDGGLRQKGFVGPVIIDNMMNIEMLEWASQNSTDKSFADIARNHANTTIKNHFRPDYSSYHVLDYDLNTGEVRKKVTAQGYSDSSSWSRGQGWALYGYTMMYRFTKDPVYLNQAQGIAKFILNHPNLPADKIPYWDFDDPKIPDALRDVSAASVFASALLELGQYTSGKEKQNYVDVAKIILKSLSSPKYRAQLGSNGGFLLKHSVGSIPHKSEIDVPLTYADYYFLEALLRYKDWYL is encoded by the coding sequence ATGAAAATACTTAAATATCTTTTATTACTGCTATCTTTTTATAGCTTGTCAGTTTCTGCACAAAAAGCTAATAAGAAAGAAAAGACAGTAATGAAAAAAATGATTCAGGATAATTTTGTATTTGCAGCAAAGCAATATAAATATTTGGAGAAAGCGACTCCTTTGGATTCAATGCCAAGAACATTTAGTAATAACAAGCATATTAATTCTGATGTGTACTGGTGGTGTAGTGGTTTCTATCCGGGAACGCTTCTATATATTTATGAATATACTAAAAAACCATGGGTATTTGAAGATGCTAAAAAAAGATTAGCGATTTTAGATACAGTAAAGTATTTCACTAAAAACCATGATTTAGGTTTTATGATGTTTTGCAGTTATGGGAATGCGTTTCGATTAACTAAAAATGAAGAGTATAAAAAAGTAATTCTGGAATCGGCTAAATCATTGGCAACAAGATACCGTCCTAATGCCAAAGTGATCCAATCTTGGGAAATTACCGATGGAGGCTTGAGACAAAAAGGATTTGTAGGTCCGGTTATTATTGATAATATGATGAATATTGAAATGCTGGAATGGGCAAGCCAAAATAGTACTGATAAAAGTTTTGCCGATATAGCAAGAAATCATGCTAATACCACAATTAAAAATCATTTTAGACCTGATTATAGTAGCTACCATGTACTAGATTATGATTTAAATACTGGAGAAGTTCGTAAAAAAGTTACCGCTCAAGGGTATTCAGATTCTAGTTCATGGAGTAGAGGTCAAGGTTGGGCACTTTACGGTTATACTATGATGTACCGTTTTACAAAAGATCCTGTTTACTTAAATCAGGCACAAGGAATTGCAAAATTTATATTGAACCATCCTAATTTACCCGCCGATAAAATTCCGTATTGGGATTTTGATGACCCTAAAATCCCTGATGCGCTAAGAGATGTATCAGCGGCATCCGTGTTTGCCTCAGCCTTGCTGGAATTAGGACAATATACTTCAGGAAAAGAAAAACAAAATTATGTTGATGTTGCTAAAATTATTTTAAAGTCATTATCTAGTCCTAAATATCGAGCACAATTAGGTTCTAATGGTGGTTTTCTTTTGAAGCATAGTGTAGGATCAATTCCTCATAAAAGTGAAATTGATGTACCTCTTACTTATGCCGATTATTATTTCCTAGAAGCATTATTACGTTACAAAGATTGGTATTTGTAG
- a CDS encoding TonB-dependent receptor plug domain-containing protein, whose protein sequence is MIAPAFIHAQNRIISGSVNDNLNEPLPGVTVSVKGTKVATLTDGNGQFKITAASKDQLIFTYIGFETSTLAVQDKTTVAVTLKSTTSALEEVVVIGYGTVKKKDLTGAVSSVAMSDLNKAPVRSFDEALAGRVAGVQVTSSDGRPGAGINIVIRGNNSVTQANSPLYVVDGFLIEDPDNNVVNPSDIESIDILKDASATAIYGARGANGVVVITTKQGKAGKAVFSFSSSVGVQNNISKMELMSPYEFVKYQLELNPAETSIPRSPTEIYLSDGKTLDYYKTQKGIDWQDLTTRTALFKNNDFSVRGGTKN, encoded by the coding sequence ATGATTGCTCCAGCATTTATACATGCACAAAACAGAATAATATCAGGTTCAGTAAATGATAATCTAAATGAACCTCTTCCTGGGGTTACAGTTTCTGTAAAAGGGACTAAAGTAGCTACTTTAACAGATGGAAATGGTCAATTTAAAATAACCGCTGCATCAAAAGATCAATTGATTTTTACTTACATCGGTTTTGAAACCAGTACTCTTGCTGTTCAAGATAAAACAACTGTAGCTGTTACTTTAAAATCGACAACCAGTGCTTTGGAGGAAGTTGTTGTAATTGGATATGGAACAGTTAAAAAGAAAGATTTGACAGGGGCAGTTTCTAGCGTAGCTATGAGTGATTTAAATAAAGCGCCTGTTCGCTCTTTTGATGAGGCATTGGCTGGTAGAGTAGCGGGAGTTCAGGTCACATCTTCAGATGGTAGACCTGGAGCAGGTATTAATATAGTAATTAGAGGGAATAACTCAGTTACACAGGCTAATAGTCCGTTATATGTTGTGGATGGTTTTTTGATTGAAGATCCTGATAATAATGTTGTGAATCCAAGTGATATTGAATCGATTGATATTTTGAAAGACGCATCGGCTACTGCTATTTATGGTGCTAGAGGAGCTAATGGGGTTGTTGTGATTACTACAAAACAAGGTAAGGCTGGCAAAGCGGTATTTAGTTTCTCAAGTTCAGTAGGGGTTCAAAATAATATAAGTAAAATGGAATTGATGAGTCCTTATGAATTTGTGAAATATCAACTAGAGCTTAATCCTGCTGAAACGTCAATACCGCGTTCACCGACAGAGATTTATCTTTCTGATGGAAAAACCCTAGATTATTATAAAACGCAGAAAGGTATCGATTGGCAAGACTTGACTACTCGAACTGCTTTGTTTAAAAATAATGATTTTTCTGTAAGAGGTGGGACTAAAAATTAA